In the Wyeomyia smithii strain HCP4-BCI-WySm-NY-G18 chromosome 2, ASM2978416v1, whole genome shotgun sequence genome, one interval contains:
- the LOC129725825 gene encoding uncharacterized protein LOC129725825, with protein MDYFGPVEVSQGRSKQKRWVVLFTCLVTRAVHLELANDLTAASCLMAIRRFVGRRGMPLEFWSDNGTNLKAAGKEIMEKIRIIEEECADTFTDARTRWRFIPPATPHMGGSWERLVRTVKEALETILDGKRLTDEIFHTAIVEAEDMVNSRPLIYVPEGISNAISPNHFLRGISPNEPLQVPPPPHSAEALRNAYYRSQELSEQLWQRWIKEYVPMINKRSKWFAETKPLKTGDLVYVTDGKNRELWVRGTVVELIVSKDCRIRQAWLQVGLACTLQPPLMVSEAYIDKVDREQSP; from the coding sequence ATGGATTACTTTGGGCCTGTTGAGGTTTCACAAGGGCGCAGTAAGCAGAAGCGATGGGTGGTATTATTTACCTGTTTAGTAACGCGTGCGGTACACTTGGAGCTGGCCAACGATTTAACCGCGGCATCATGCCTGATGGCAATTCGAAGATTTGTGGGTCGACGAGGTATGCCACTCGAGTTTTGGTCGGACAATGGAACCAACCTAAAAGCAGCTGGAAAGGAAATTATGGAGAAGATTCGAATCATCGAAGAAGAATGCGCGGACACTTTCACCGATGCGCGCACAAGATGGCGATTCATCCCACCTGCTACCCCCCATATGGGGGGCTCGTGGGAGCGCCTTGTTCGGACGGTAAAGGAAGCATTGGAGACAATTCTTGACGGCAAACGACTTACGGACGAAATTTTTCACACAGCAATCGTCGAGGCAGAAGACATGGTGAATTCGCGTCCATTAATATATGTACCTGAAGGAATTTCTAATGCTATCAGCCCTAACCACTTCTTGCGGGGTATATCTCCTAACGAGCCCCTCCAAGTTCCACCACCTCCTCACTCTGCAGAGGCTCTCCGTAACGCCTACTATCGCTCTCAAGAACTATCCGAACAATTGTGGCAACGATGGATAAAGGAATATGTACCGATGATTAATAAAAGAAGTAAGTGGTTCGCCGAAACGAAGCCGCTAAAAACAGGAGACTTGGTGTACGTTACGGATGGAAAAAACCGTGAGTTGTGGGTGCGAGGAACCGTGGTCGAGCTGATAGTGTCTAAAGACTGCAGAATTCGGCAGGCTTGG